One stretch of Planctomycetota bacterium DNA includes these proteins:
- a CDS encoding LacI family DNA-binding transcriptional regulator translates to MFLESTSVFRKLTTTMASSSSRPRLADIARAAKVSPMAVAAVLTGAGGGRVRVAKETAKRVRDIARKMNFRPNIAAQQLSGRPSRIIGVVGHDWFESMPVRVLSWLNKVADEHGYRVISSQTNGRGESLRDYVEECSARGIDGVIYMAHADDAIWNVAKRAFAPASRVVSLMGDPGIRRAHRVLSDYAGGIEQAVEHLHRTGRRRIVQVLEDMELQVNCLRRDGMQRAFDKLGLTFNAKSICVETKGWPPGSPRFDDLVEKLVMRRRADAVIADSDSGAASFISALRRRGIRPGQDVAVVGWGHDVWGVFSDPTLTTIHLGLDQLAGHAVRLIVDQIDKPDREMSAQRLVIPQTLIVRESA, encoded by the coding sequence ATGTTTCTCGAATCAACATCGGTTTTCAGAAAGCTGACAACGACAATGGCTTCCTCCTCCTCGCGTCCCCGATTGGCGGACATCGCCCGAGCGGCCAAGGTGTCGCCGATGGCGGTGGCCGCGGTGCTGACCGGGGCCGGGGGCGGACGCGTGCGCGTGGCGAAGGAGACCGCCAAGCGGGTGCGCGACATTGCGCGGAAGATGAACTTCCGACCCAACATCGCGGCGCAGCAACTCTCCGGTCGACCGAGCCGGATCATCGGCGTGGTCGGTCACGACTGGTTCGAATCCATGCCGGTCCGCGTATTGTCCTGGCTCAACAAAGTCGCCGATGAGCACGGGTATCGCGTGATCAGCTCGCAGACCAATGGGCGGGGCGAATCGCTGCGTGATTATGTTGAAGAATGCAGCGCCCGCGGGATCGACGGGGTGATCTACATGGCCCACGCCGACGACGCGATATGGAACGTGGCGAAGCGGGCCTTTGCTCCGGCGTCCCGTGTGGTATCGCTGATGGGCGATCCGGGCATTCGGCGCGCCCACCGCGTTCTGAGCGATTATGCCGGCGGAATCGAGCAGGCGGTCGAACACCTGCATCGAACGGGTAGGCGGCGGATCGTGCAGGTGCTCGAGGACATGGAGCTTCAGGTCAACTGCCTGCGGCGTGACGGCATGCAGCGCGCGTTCGACAAACTTGGATTGACCTTCAACGCCAAGTCGATCTGCGTCGAAACCAAGGGCTGGCCGCCGGGCTCGCCGCGCTTCGATGATCTGGTTGAGAAGTTGGTCATGCGGCGCAGAGCCGACGCCGTGATCGCCGACAGCGACAGCGGCGCGGCGTCCTTCATCAGCGCGCTGCGACGGCGCGGCATCCGACCCGGACAGGACGTCGCGGTCGTCGGATGGGGACATGACGTGTGGGGCGTGTTTTCCGACCCAACACTGACCACGATCCACCTGGGTCTCGATCAGCTCGCCGGCCACGCCGTCCGACTCATCGTCGATCAGATCGACAAGCCCGACCGTGAGATGTCCGCCCAACGACTCGTGATCCCTCAAACGCTGATCGTCCGCGAATCGGCGTAG